AGTCGGCTTTTCTCATGAAACAAATAAGGGGGATGGAACGATGAAAAGAATGAAATACGTAGGAAAATCAACGTTTGCCTTGGTGATGGCCATGCTGTTGTCTATGTTGTTGCTGTCGGCTTGTGGTTCGACGGGAACTGCCGGAGACGAACCGGGCGGGTCTGCAGCGACACCGGAACAGGCTGGAGATGGCCCGAAACAAGAAATCAGCATCTCGATGTTTGATCGCGGCAAGGTGCCGACGGAGGAAGGGACGTATGAAAATAACCGCTGGACCAAATGGATCAATGAGAATTCACCAGTCACTGTGAACTGGGTTCCGGTGACGCGGAGTCAAGCTCAGGCCAAGCTGAATGCATTGATTGCAGCCGGTGAAGCGCCCGATCTGATCTGGGAGTATGACCGGAATTATATTAGTCAATTAGCCAATCAAGGCGCCATCCAGCCGATCGGTGACTATATCGAGAAATACAGTACGACCTATAAGGCTTATTTGGAAAAACATCCTGAGCTAGAGCCTTACTTGAAATTCAATGGAGAAGTATATGCCGTGTCGTTCGTCAGAGAGACGCTTGCCAATCATGGCATGTGGATTCGTCAGGACTGGCTCGATAAGCTGGGGCTAAAGGCACCGACCACAGTAGAAGAGCTAATTGATGTAGCCCGCAAATTCAAGGAAGGAGATCCGGATGGCAACGGCCAGGCTGATACTGTTCCAATTGCTATGAGTAACAGCGCCAATGCGATTGACCAGGCTCTGTTCTTTACAAGCGAGAATCAATGGTACATCGAGGACGGTAAAATGCAATTTGGCCGGATAGTGGATCGGCATGCGGATACGCTGGCATTCCAGAAGCAGCTCTTCGA
The window above is part of the Paenibacillus lutimineralis genome. Proteins encoded here:
- a CDS encoding extracellular solute-binding protein produces the protein MKRMKYVGKSTFALVMAMLLSMLLLSACGSTGTAGDEPGGSAATPEQAGDGPKQEISISMFDRGKVPTEEGTYENNRWTKWINENSPVTVNWVPVTRSQAQAKLNALIAAGEAPDLIWEYDRNYISQLANQGAIQPIGDYIEKYSTTYKAYLEKHPELEPYLKFNGEVYAVSFVRETLANHGMWIRQDWLDKLGLKAPTTVEELIDVARKFKEGDPDGNGQADTVPIAMSNSANAIDQALFFTSENQWYIEDGKMQFGRIVDRHADTLAFQKQLFDEGLIDREYITDTNFQRSAQLLTTGKAGIYFGNWDIEELNGNLVKNDPNAKLVPLESVSSKYGKDGLYQEAPPSIFTAFNSQMKEEEIKASIEFIDWMLEDGWVPVRYGEENVHYTMVDGVRQKTDPEKFQKEVAYASEYAIVMDNVLKPEMFPAMAAKDEVSQSYAKEKGKSLEIAMKNKYRRDIAYNPDFPELSQLIATFSPIAQQIEAKVITGGGSMSPADGLNELRKEWKRLGGENVDKLAQEWYEANKDNLK